Below is a genomic region from Henckelia pumila isolate YLH828 chromosome 3, ASM3356847v2, whole genome shotgun sequence.
CTCAAGTCACATGACTACCACACTTTGATGCAACAATTGTTTCCAATCGCCATCCGCGATGTCTTCTTGCCTAAACATGTTAGAGATACTATCATCCGGTTGTGTGGGTTCTTCAATGTTTTATGCAATAAAGTGATAGATGTCTCAAAGTTGGATGGTCTGCAAAGAGAGATTGTTACCCTATTGTGTatgcttgaaaaatattttccaccatcCTTTTTCGATATAATGGTTCATTTAACTGTCCATCTTGTGCGGAAGGTAAAATTGTGTGGACCTGTTTGGTATAGGCAGATGTACCCATTTGAAAGATTCATGAAGATCTTGAAAGGCTATGTGCGAAATCGCAATCGGCCGGAAGGGTGTATAGCCGAATGTTACGTTGCTGAAGAGGCTGTGGAATTTTGCTCCGACTACATGTCTAACGTTCATACAATTGGGATCCCAACAAGGCATCGACAATTACAACTTACTAGGCCTTTATCTGGTGCCGTAGTGTACTCCACTAGCCTTGATGAGTTGCATCAAGTGCATCGCTATGTGTTGGAAAATGATGTTGACGTTGATCCATATATCGAGTAATTTCTCTAACTTATTAGTAATTTCTTTCAACTTTTTTGATCTATTGTTTAACATAaacacatttatttttttattagggaACACATGACATTTCTGAATGAAAAATTTCCCAATAAAGCTAAGTCCAAAAAGTGGTTACAAGATGAGCACAAACGCGCGTTTGCTAACTGGTTACGTGACCGTGTAAGTGTCATAAGCATTGAAATATAAGTTTTGAAGTTCGTGATAAAATTTATCACATTGTGAAATATAGGTTGGAAGTGGTGTTGGTCATTCCACCTGTCAAATATCAGAAAGATTAAAGTGGATAGCCCGTGGACCTAGCAATCAAGTGTTAAAGTACTCTAGCTATCTGATTGATGGGGTAACTTATCATACCAAAGAGTGTGATGATAGACGAGTTGTTCAAAACTCTGGAGTAAGCTTAATTGCAAAAACAATGCAAGTTGCCAGTGCAAAGGACAAACATCCAGTTGTGTCAGACATGATTTTCTTTGGAGTCATTCAAGAGATATGGGTACTCGATTACCACAAATATCAAGTTCCAATGTTTAAATGTAATTGGGTTGAGAATAATAACGATATTAAAGTTGATGATCTTGGTTTCACGTTGGTGAACTTGAAAAGAGTTGGATTCAAATCTGACTCTTTTATCTTAGCCAGTCAAGCAAAACAGGTGTTTTATATTTAAGATCCTCAAGATCCTACATGGCATGTTGTACTTACTACTCCTACCAAGGAGTACATTGAATTCATATCTGAGGATGTGTTGGAAACTCTGTAATTCATTATCAATCTTTTACTAGAGGATTTCTACCAATGGAACCATTGGATGTTGATGAAAAAGATGAAAATGAACCACCATGCATTCGTGAAGATTGTGATGGAACTTGGGTTGACAATGCATAATGTAACCCACTGAAATCCTTTTTTTACTGTTTAGTATATAAATCTCGTTAATCTATTTTCTTTGTATTTTATCTTGAAATTTATAGTTCGTTTTCATTATCACTCTTTATTTCGTTTTAATACGTATGCCTAAGAAGATGTCAACTTTTGCAGGAACTGTCATTGGGGAAACTTGAGGTCTGATTTGGCATTGAATAATCTTCTAATTTCTGGCACTATGGAAGCTCGTGAACAGTTTCGTAAGGGTTATCACAATGGTAAAGCTGCTAAAAACAATGAGGCAGAACCGGTGGAATCTACTGAGACCGAGATGACAAGAAGTTCTAGAGGACGTACACGTTTGGATAAGGTCGTTAGGCAAAGGGTGCAGGGAGTTAGAAAGGATGTAATGTTCAATAAAATTGGACAGCCAATAGGAGAGTTTGCGGCTGAAATGCAGAGTTATATAGGAGTTCTCGCTCGAGAAAAGATTAAGATCAGTTACAAGAATTGGAAGCAAGTTCCAAGTGATGTTAAAGAGTTAATATGGGAATCAGTTAATGTAAGTAAGAAGTATTTGacagtttaaataatttaaatgttaTGTATGGGTTGATATATACTTTTCTTTACAGCTGACATACAATGTTAGCCCAAGCTGGAGGAAGGGCTGTTTGCATTCAGCGAATAGTAAGTGGCGGCAATACAAGGCGCATCTAACTGAGAAGTTCATTTTCTCGAAGTTTGATAAACCAGAGGAGTTGAAAGAACCGCCAAGTGGCTACGGTATTCCACGGGATGATTGGAGTTCCTTTGTAATCACTCGCATGTCCGTTGACTTCATGGTAAGATCGATTATTAATTACTtcttaaaaacaatttaacatgtcattattatatataccGATACATTAACACATGTGGAGAATTATCTAAAACTTAAGTGCTgagcaaaagaagagaagaaagcaGAACATATACCCACATCGGCTTTCCCGTAAAGGTATGACAatcatttgatattttttatctTGTTTGAAGGCAAGTGAATTatgtgatgatgatgatgtcaaTCGGGCTCTTATTTGGAAGAAAGGACGGGTGAATAAGGAGGGTGAAGTTGAAGGAGATGATCTGAAAATGAAAATAGAAAAGATTGTATGTAATAAGTACATGAATCCAATAGTATTTATTCAACTAAACTATTTTTTGgtaaaaaataatttcttgtgcttgacaggatgaatatgtgaagaaaaaaCGGGATGGTAAGTTGAAATTTGAAGGGTCAAAAAAGGATATCCTTTCAAATGTACTTGATTCAGAAGAGCATGGTGGACGTGTCAGGGGTGTTGGAGGTCATATAACTCCAACTGTCTACTTTAATGTTGGTACATTATGGAAGAGGCCTACTGGTGATGGCCACTTATTGATGCAGCATAAAAAAGAGTTGTCAGAGGCAAAACTATTGATTTCAGAACAATCTACTCGCCTTGCAGATCAAGACGAACACATAAAAAAGTTGGAAGAAATGTTCAAAAATGGTGCATGCGCCTCTGAGATTGAAGAGAAAGGTAGTTGCTCCGTAAAGTTACATCTCAAGAATGAAGACAAAATCAAAACAGAAAAGAGTGCCCCATATTATGCAACTTTCATTGATGATGACATGCAAATTCTGAGCAAAGACGATTTCTTGCAGGTATTGCCTACGCTACTGTTATTATGTAATTGAATGAATGTCACCCGGgagttgaatcaatttataACATGATGAAACTTTGTTTTATAGGGCAAGTTGGTTACGTTGACACTGGAATCTAATATTGTAGTTGCATACGGTACAATTGTTCATGTCAATGGAGGTGGTAACTTACTTCATGGAGTTCCATTGCCCGTAAATTGTATGCGCATCGCCATTGATGAGGCTGTGGAGAAATCAGCACAGCTGCCATTCCCAATTCCAAATGAATGTGATACTATTGGTGATGCTGTAGGTTCTCACGTGGCTTGGCCTGTGCACTTGGTATTGATGCGGGATGAGGtaaatatgatattatagttggaCTTAACTTGTCCAATAAAATTTAGTGAACTGTACCTAACATATACATCTACATTTGCAATTTTTAGAAGCATGGAAAGAAGAAAAATGTGAAGAAAACAAGTACTGTTTTGGCATCGCATGTACCGAAGTCCTTGAATATGTTGCATTTTTTCTGCAAGCATGCTCTTGATgaggaaaataatatatcaatcaatttagatcatgatttgtttgatgaagAATACGAACTACTTGTGCACCTTGAAGACATCATTCCCTTTTATGAGTTGGAGCCAGTATCTGCCAATTGTatggttgtttacatttggtagGTGTTCAATTAACATGAACTTTTATACCTTAATTTTTTTAGCATATACGTTGTACatactttaattaattaagcatAATAACATTTTTCTGTTGATAATGACAGGCATCTTTACAGAAAAATGAAAAGTGATAACAAGGTTGAGAAATATAGGTTCATGAATTCACACACCATCCAATTCATTCCATTTGTGACCAACCTTGACAGAAATGGTAAAATTGAACACTTCAATGAAAGAGCGACTGTTTTGGCAGATAGGTTGAGTGGTTCATCGAGAAATCAACTAGTTTTGGTTCCAGTTAATGTTGGGTAAGCAAATGTTATAATATCAtatgaaattgatttttggaaactGTTTAGGGAAATGTATGCACTAATAATATATTGTTACGCATAGGTTTCATTGGATTCTCACTGTTATTGATCCTTACGTAGAGATGGTTTATTTTTTGGATCCACTGAGTCATCGTAATCGTTATGAAGACTGGAAATATGTAGTGAATATGTGAGTACATATTTGTTTTTATCGAGGACTTAATTATGTGATTCAACATTAATGTGTTAATATTATGTATGAAGGAGCTTGAAATTGTTTAATTCTAACAAAGAAAGGAAAGGCAGAAAACAGAAAATATGGGAAACAGTAAAGGTATGTATGCATGTCTACTTGTGATTCATctacaaatattatttatagatGAGACATTCTGCTTTCTTCTACACAGGGTCCTCGACAACCAGATGCAAAACAATGTGGTTATTATGTGATGAGATTTATGAAAGATATTATTGAAGGAAATGTTAACAGTGAAAAGCATTCACTGTCCGCTATAGTAAATCTTCTCAAAtaattgttttgttatttttttccaaagtcatttacatttatttgggtaataatataatttatttgtggTTTGAAGTTCGTGAAAACAGAGTACTCAGtggaagaaattaatgaagttCGTTCCGAATGGGCGGAATGCATACAAGATTATATTCATTACTAGGTACGTATATTTATGGACGAACAACGGAAATTTTACAGATAAGGTACTCTACCTATGACTGTCAGTGTGAATTAAGTATTGTTTTATGCTTATCAGATTTAAATCTCCAGCTGCATGTTTATGCCAAGACTTACAGGACCTGATGATTTTGTCGTTTGCATGTAGAATATTGGTGAGTCCACTTAGTTGCTATTTGTTGTTTGTGCTCACATAATAAATATTGGTGAGTCCACTTAGTTGCTACTTCTACTAGCCAAGTCTTGCCTAAACTTGTAGAATATTTTCCATATGCATGCTGTGCATTATAGGTTTGTTGAATTATGAAGTGGTATAACAAGACGGTTGGCAGAGTATTTAAGTGTTTTGTTTAATTTGGTTATATGCAAGATTAATTTGGTTCAAATCTTGCATTTTTAAACAAAGTTTTGTTCAAATATGGCCCTGTCAATGGAGGCCAGAGCTGTGGCTCTCTAAGTGACAGTCCCCCTGTCTCCCCCCTCTGAAATTGATGAATCCGATGATCACTGTCCGTTGGCTACATGCCCCACTGCACCTGGGGTCGTCGCTAAAGGATGTCCTGTTCATTAACGTCTATTTGTTGTTTGTTTTGCGGTGTGCATGAAGCATCTACGAGTCATTGTCTATTTTTCTGCCCGATGGTGCATAAGGTTTGGAAGTGTACTGAATTTTGGTCATATTTAAAGAAGTGTAGTATGTTGTCTCCTATTGATTGTGCATTATTGATACGAGATAAATTTTCAAAGAAAGAGTTTGAGTTGTATGTGATGTATCTTGGGCCACATGGAAAGATTGCTGTTAGATTAAACATGAGCAACTTAAGCAACATGTCTCGATTAAGATTGATTGGGTGATGCcttatttgattgaattccaTAAAGAAAGGGATGTAAGTTTGATATTTAATAGAGATAATCACCTAAGGAAAAAACATGGAAGAAAccgtgtgtgggagtctttagACTTGATGTGGTGCAGGGTACGACGAACTCAATGGATGTTTTAGTGTGGCTCTGAAATATTTTTAGCTGCCATGTTACACAACTTAATTTTTTACTGTCTATTTGATTATCatgataagaaaaataaagcGTGTATGTTCTTCTTAAATGGTTCTCCAAATGATGATGTCGGAATGAGGATATCATCGTATTTGGTTTgtgatatataatttttttgtgctTGATCGTAACCGAAAATTTTTCATTAGATAATAGTTGAGATAGGTTAAACTCTGCTATGAACGGATTAAGAGCCCAATCAAACCAGCTGATTGAGAAAGGTTGCAGGGGATGGTAATGGTGGTTTATTTTGTTCATTCGGGCTTGTGAGCTAAGCtagtttgttgttttttttgcaTTTATTGATTGGAAAGAAAATCTTGAGGTGGGCTGTGGAATTTTGGCCTGTTTCTTTGAGATGTTTACTGTTCAGAAAGATTCAGTATTTTTTAAGCTGTTTTTGGGAATTGTAATGGGGAGTTGCTTGAGTAGCCATTCCAAGTTAAATCTGAGAGCCTTTTTCATTCTGACACAGGTAATTTGTTCATTTCGACATTATTGATCCATAATTGTTTTCGACATTATTGCTCCATAATTTCGTAATTGGCTTGTAACACTATTTGGTATTTGCTGTTACTTGTAGTTTTGGCTGTCGGGTGACTGGAAGTCATGTCGGGCATGGGCATGAAGCTGTGGAATGAACTTGCTGTTTTGGGAATGTGGAATGAACTTGCTGTTTTGGGAAATTGAGGAGAAGCGCTTTGTTTCAAGATCGAACTCTTAACAATTGAGGagaagctgtttttaaaaatcatGATCGAAAATACTTGTAAATTGGTCAGATAAGTAGATCTATATTTTTTGTACAACTTCCATGACATGTTGGGTTCGAAATTACTAGCGCTACAATTTCTATAAAAGTATTTAGATGTATGTCACAGCTTTTGAGACTTgaagatatatattatttcacatattttatgtatgtagtaaatattttattttgtatgggTATATACCACTAATTAAAATAGACAATGGTTTTTTAATTCATTGTGAATAATAGCTCTTGCGGAAAGGCAATTTAAGACAATGGTTATAAACTGttgttaaaaataacatacgacaacagttttaaaacGTGGTTGAATAATAagcaaacgacaacggatataagaAGTTGCATATATGTTGTCGTAACCTACATaagacatcatttttaaaatgtgGTTATTTCTaaacatacgacaacggatataaagtGTTGCAAATCTGTTGTCGTATGCcaacatagacaacggtttataaCTGTCGTAAAATACAACTTAAGACAACGGTTATAAACCGTGGTCAAAAGGTGTGGTATGCcaacatagacaacggtttataaCTGTCGTAGAAGACAACTTAAGACAACGGTTATAAACCGTGGTCAAAAGGTGTGTACCACAACAGATATTTAATGTTGCATATCTGTTGTCATATGTTGGAAtccacaacggatataaaccgttgtcgtatgttatACTTACGACAACACATAAAAGTACAACGGTTTTTcgacccctacgacaacggattaaaaccgttgtcgtttccagtttttcttgtagtgataagtagtttttttaataatttttttaatgtttaaaactttatttatatatatatatatcacttaaatacaaatttttagaaaattaatGTATATATCACAAGTATGTAGCTCCGTCACCTAGTATATGACCCCTCAAAGTTAAGATCTTGGATCCGCCCCTGGCCTCGCTGCACGGAATCAGCACGAAAATTATGATGCATGCCATGGTATATACATTAATATATCTCACAATGACATTGTTTCTTCAAATACTTCAGCTTTGAATTGGTTTTGCGGCTTGAGTACAGTTTGGTTCGTGATTTACAAATCAGTTGGAAATTAtcaaacaacaaataaaaattagaTGTTTGTACTGTTACACATGAGGAGCTCAAAGCAGGCAATGGATTCCGGTCTCGGCCGGTCAAACAAGAAGCTAGGATTGGATTGATATATATGCTGCAACAACTGATCGATTAAGTCAGGTTAATTGATCATTATCCCATGAAGTCTCCAACCAGGTTTGCTATCGATCGCATCGGCTCGGAGTCTACTATTACCATTCAATCCCAACAAATTAGGTTGGACAAATTGTTGAATGTGATTTAGGAATTTTTTTGGTGAAAAGGTGAAATGTACATTACTACGTTCTTTGGATCATCTTTTTCTAGACCATATTAATACTGCTGTTGCTTTTAtccattaataataataataataataataataataataataataataataataataataataataataataataaattatcttTCAAAAAATACTAAGCTAATTAGAAAGAGAGCTATAAATAATAAGGTGATTGGAAAAAAAAAGTAGGGAATTAACACagtataaaatttgaaatttatttttaaatatcaattataaataaaatctatAGCCGCGGAGGCAAGTTCTTTCAATATCGTTTAtccatttattaaattaaatatatttaatattagttaaaaagaaaaatatatatatatatatttcaaatatgggaaaatttgaatttatattttaaaaagaaaattacaaataagattttgaatattttaaaatctagagggtgtttggctaaacttattaaaaagagtATAAGTTCCTagaacttataagctgttttacgtttgggtaaacttattttaaataacttaaagatgttgatatgtttggtattataaaatttttttatcgtCAAGATTATCAAAAATGttataattatatgaaaataatgtttcgagttatacatatacgaaAGTAGTTTTAgaatataacaaaattttaaaaaaataaaattgttttaatattttactttaaaaaaatttatgtgatttggaatttttttaaaataatatttaatatttaatgggtggaggatatgatagagatttattaaaatatttaaaaatattttagaaagataaaatgttaaaataagatctttttgaaaaaaaacttcccccattacttttttaaaaatagattataagctgtcaaacaacttattttgacagcttataagttttttttttaaaatttttaccaAACAAATTTATGAAGCGTATAAGTACTAAAACAACTTTATATTAAAATTGTtactttgtatatatatatatataaatattatattcacATAGACAGAAATATGGACgagctaaaataaaataacttgaAAAAATTTAGGATTAAAAACAAACTGTATAATTTCCCCCGTCGAACAAGTTGTGATCACTTGTGTACAATGAAAATGTCgtttgattatatatatgtgaCGACTTTGGGGCCATTAGTGAATGCAATGATCTCGTGGATCCCTTCATAATTTTACATCTATACCTAAAATGTGAGGCTCATGATTAAAATCAATTTATATGGTCCAAGTACCAATTAATACATGTCACATGGCATTAAACTTGGACTCTAATAATTTGTCAAAAATTAGGTCTAAATTATTATAATGGAGTTAATTCATATATGAAGAAAGTTCATCACCATCTTCATTAATTTACTCAAATCGCAAGCGTAGGTCTTGAATTCATTCAATTAATTGCTTGACCCATTGAACTATATTTGGAAATAATATGCTTATTAGAGTTTTGATGATagacaattttcaaataaaataagcaTGGAACATGGGATTCCATGACCATGGAGAGATCGCTTTTAACCTTGTACCTAAATTCTTGGTTATTTGGTCAAAACTAACATTATTTGAATTTTAGAGTAATGAATTATTTACTTTTGTCTCATGCATTTATTTATACATGATGATCTGATAGGACAGTTCTATGAATATTTAAGAGAATTTATCAAGGAGTGAAaaacgaatatatatatatataataaataaatataaaaaaaatccatttAAATTATCATAACATTATTTATCAtccaaaaattattataaaacaacaaaaatttttattaaaaaacatatttttatgtattttaattttaatataatctctacattatatatatacataaatattaATGTAGTAAAAATATACTGATAATACATTAATCTCGTACTCCGATATTTCCTCAATACAAATTATATCCACTATTTTATAgttgttttaaaaaaagatttttGGGAGAGTTAATCCCCCAAATCTTCgaatatatattaaaagaatatccaaatcaaacaaaacaataaacaactTCTACCTTTTATAGAGCATATACATGTGGCATAATTTCATAaacaaattaaaacattaaatttttttatatttaacaaAAGCATTAATTTTAGAAACGTTTTCATCTAATTTGACTTTGAATAGGAGTACGTACGTATGAATaaagaattaattaaaaaaaaagaataattcAAATATAACCCTTATCTAAGACTTGTAATCGtctatataatatataacttTCCAAGATACAATAACATTAGCTTTAAGTGTCCATTTCCCCTATTTACACACCAAAGCAGTActtttgcaaaatattttcaagaTTGTATCCAACAATCTCCAAGAATCGCAAGATAACTATCAAACTATAAAATCCCAAGATACAATCACTCTTCCCACAGCCACCTCCGCCGCCTGTATTGGAAACAAATAACATGTCTTCCGGCAAGAAATGGAAACAGCTCAAAAACATTTTCACCCCACATGGAGATCACTGCGGATGTGGACCAAGTGCAACAGATATCATCGAGCCAAAACCCAAGTCAAAATCCAACTCCTCCGATCAAAAGATCATGAGCCGCTGCCCCTCCTCTTCAAACAGCTCCTGCTGGGAGATACACGGCGGCGGCGACGAGTGCAGCTCCACCACAGTTTCTCCCAACATCGACAACTCCCCGCCGCTGACGGCCACCGATAAAAACCAC
It encodes:
- the LOC140888854 gene encoding uncharacterized protein, translating into MSSGKKWKQLKNIFTPHGDHCGCGPSATDIIEPKPKSKSNSSDQKIMSRCPSSSNSSCWEIHGGGDECSSTTVSPNIDNSPPLTATDKNHPKGRKIHDCFAVVKDSDDPYQDFRQSMLQMIFEKEIYSRRDLQQLLDCFLQLNSPQHHETILRAFMEICNGCSGTEIDPVEDN